A genomic stretch from Erigeron canadensis isolate Cc75 chromosome 9, C_canadensis_v1, whole genome shotgun sequence includes:
- the LOC122583622 gene encoding probable protein phosphatase 2C 43, whose amino-acid sequence MEAYKSVKKIVETSSVAHKRRMGKNFSNVANRIGNDVIWSKDLEPHAFGEYSFAAVQANTRMEDYSQVDVGRRATFVGVYDGHSGDAAANHVRDTLLGHFVRRIQAQRSVSERILKGAISDTEDAWIDLARDARAQRPDVTRVGSCCLVGLIWNGMLYVGNLGDSRAVIGRLTGNGNKVIADQITEDHNANLDEVREELKKQNKDDPEIVVKVNGVWRVKGLIQISRSIGDLHLKMQEFVNANQPMHMIRPALSDEPFLTTRILGRDTRFVVFASDGLWENMTSQEAVDIVNKHPRAGIAKTLVAVAMREAAIQKGLKYDNLPNRYQQPGDRRLIHDDITVAVLFLDNGRPRADLEQEVSVKAMANESTPSELRMLGGEIRSG is encoded by the exons ATGGAAGCGTATAAATCGGTAAAGAAGATTGTGGAGACATCGTCTGTGGCACACAAAAGGCGTATGGGCAAGAATTTTTCGAATGTGGCTAACAGGATTGGAAATGATGTGATATGGAGTAAAGATCTTGAACCACATGCCTTTGGAGAATACTCTTTTGCTGCTGTCCAAGCCAATACGCGTATGGAGGATTATAGCCAGGTTGATGTAGGTCGAAGGGCTACGTTCGTTGGTGTTTATGATGGACATAGTGGTGATGCAGCTGCAAACCACGTTCGTGATACTCTTCTCGGTCATTTTGTTC GTCGCATTCAAGCACAGAGATCTGTATCTGAGCGGATACTTAAGGGTGCTATTTCTGACACTGAAGATGCATGGATTGACTTGGCGCGAGACGCACGTGCGCAGAGACCTGATGTAACTAGAGTTGGTTCGTGTTGTCTGGTTGGGCTTATATGGAATGGGATGTTGTATGTTGGTAATCTGGGTGATTCTAGAGCAGTTATAGGGAGGCTGACAGGTAATGGTAACAAAGTTATTGCTGATCAGATCACCGAAGATCATAATGCCAACTTGGATGAGGTCAGAGAAGAACTCAAGAAACAGAACAAAGATGACCCAGAAATTGTTGTTAAAGTAAATGGAGTGTGGCGGGTTAAAGGGCTAATTCag ATTTCCAGAAGTATAGGAGACCTTCACTTGAAGATGCAAGAATTTGTTAATGCTAACCAACCAATGCATATGATACGACCCGCTTTGAGTGATGAACCATTCTTAACGACAAGAATTTTAGGACGTGATACGAGGTTTGTCGTGTTTGCCTCAGATGGACTATGGGAAAACATGACTAGTCAAGAGGCAGTTGACATTGTTAACAAACATCCCAGAGCA GGGATTGCAAAAACACTGGTTGCAGTAGCAATGAGAGAAGCAGCTATCCAGAAAGGTCTGAAGTATGATAACCTGCCAAATAGGTATCAGCAGCCTGGAGACAGACGTCTTATTCATGATGATATCACCGTGGCTGTGCTTTTCCTTGACAATGGGAGACCAAGAGCTGACCTGGAGCAAGAAGTTTCAGTAAAAGCGATGGCGAATGAGAGCACACCATCCGAGCTCAGGATGTTGGGAGGGGAAATTCGAAGCGGGTGA
- the LOC122583623 gene encoding uncharacterized protein LOC122583623, which translates to MNPFFNNPLFLDNHGPTPPNFQSDSSSSDETERYSNLFTMAHYAIQQDVRDTASSSRTYTRRDDRGESHNRLFRDYFAEEPKFNETFFRQRFRMSRRLFVKIASDLENNFSFFQRKIDARGKWGFSALQRCTSAVRQLGYGSNPDSLDDYLNMSERSSRDTLNAFCDGVIKLYRHEYLRRPTLPVFLVDGIYPRYAMFVKTISHPTGEKRIRYAKAQEAARKDVERAFDEDHAISPDYIPDPPVAPQPSDERLFEIQNPNVHEDLKMDLIDHIHCTFIPGIDR; encoded by the exons atgaaccctttcttcaacaatcctCTATTTCTTGACAATCACGGCCCAACACCCCCAAATTTCCAATCAGACTCGAGTTCATCCGACGAGACGGAACGGTATAGTAATTTATTCACAATGGCGCATTATGCGATTCAACAAGATGTCCGTGATACTGCCTCCTCTTCAAGAACGTATACAAGACGCGACGATCGTGGTGAGTCTCACAACCGTCTTTTtagagattattttgccgaggaaccgaaatttaatgagactttttttagacAACGGTTTCGTATGAGTAGACGGTTGTTTGTGAAAATAGCTTcagatttggaaaacaattttagtttttttcaaagGAAGATCGACGCTCGTGGTAAATGGGGGTTTTCGGCTTTACAGAGATGCACATCTGCAGTTCGCCAGTTAGGATACGGTAGTAATCCCGACAGTTTAGATGATTACCTAAATATGTCGGAAAGATCGTCACGTGACACCCTTAATGCTTTTTGTGATGGAGTCATTAAGTTATATCGGCATGAATATTTGCGTAGGCCAACGC TACCCGTATTTCTCGTGGATGGGATCTACCCAAGATATGCGATGTTTGTGAAAACGATTTCCCATCCAACCGGTGAGAAAAGGATTCGATATGCTAAGGCACAGGAGGCTGCAAGGAAGGATGTGGAGCGAGCTtttg acgaGGACCACGCTATAAGTCCTGATTACATTCCAGATCCCCCGGTTGCGCCACAACCATCAGATGAACGACTGTTTGAGATACAGAACCCAAACGTTCACGAGGATCTTAagatggatctcattgaccatattcatTGCACATTCATCCCGGGCATCGatcgctag
- the LOC122582771 gene encoding cytochrome P450 94C1-like — protein sequence MAIEYLSILIAFLSLLCTLIYFKTRIKHCKCQICQAYITSSWSKEFDNLCDWYTHLLKNSPTNTIHIHVLRNTITSNHENVEYMLKTRFENYPKGKPFSLILGDFLGRGIFNVDGDLWRFQKKMACLELGKMSMRSHAFKVVKHEIDHRLIPLVSSYLQKEHDVLDLQDIFRRFSFDVICKFSFGYDPKCLDVSQPMSDLAIAFDLSSQLSAQRAMNPSPMVWQIKRMLNIGSEKRLKESIKIVNMFAQKVIRQRNKLGSCSNHEDLLSRFMDTTKDATYLRDIVVSFLLAGRDTVASGLTGLFWLLAQHPEVVNAIRAEASALVVTQDKSLTSFEQLRELQYLQAAVYEGMRIFPPIQFNSKFCQEDDTFPDGTFIKKGTRVMYHSYAMGRMETIWGSDFLDFKPERWLKDSVFFQECPFKYPIFQAGYRTCLGKEMALVEIKSVIHSLLQHFDIELAMPARTPRFSPGLTMTFTGGLPVRFRGRTSKT from the coding sequence ATGGCCATCGAATATCTATCCATTTTAATAGCCTTTCTATCTCTTTTGTGTACCTTAATCTATTTTAAAACTAGGATTAAGCATTGCAAGTGTCAAATATGTCAAGCTTACATTACCTCAAGTTGGTCGAAAGAATTCGATAATCTTTGTGATTGGTACACACATCTTCTCAAAAACTCACCTACAAACACCATACACATACATGTTCTTCGTAACACCATAACATCGAACCATGAAAACGTAGAATACATGCTCAAAACCCGATTCGAAAACTACCCAAAAGGGAAACCATTTTCCTTAATCTTAGGTGATTTTTTGGGTCGAGGTATCTTCAATGTCGATGGCGATTTATGgaggtttcaaaaaaaaatggcATGTCTTGAACTTGGAAAGATGTCAATGAGATCACATGCTTTTAAAGTTGTGAAGCATGAGATTGATCATAGGCTTATACCTCTTGTATCCTCATATTTGCAAAAAGAGCATGATGTTTTGGATTTGCAAGATATTTTTAGGAGGTTTTCgtttgatgttatatgtaaGTTTTCATTTGGGTACGATCCAAAATGTTTGGATGTGTCACAACCCATGTCGGATTTGGCTATTGCATTTGATTTGTCATCGCAATTGTCTGCTCAAAGAGCAATGAATCCGTCACCAATGGTGTGGCAAATCAAAAGGATGTTGAATATTGGAAGTGAAAAGAGACTTAAAGAATCTATCAAGATAGTGAATATGTTTGCACAAAAAGTTATTAGACAAAGAAACAAATTAGGATCTTGTTCTAACCATGAAGATCTTCTTTCAAGATTCATGGATACAACAAAAGATGCTACTTACCTTCGTGACATTGTTGTAAGTTTTTTGTTAGCTGGACGTGACACTGTCGCGTCCGGTCTAACAGGTTTATTCTGGCTATTGGCCCAACATCCTGAAGTCGTGAACGCCATTAGAGCTGAAGCTTCAGCTCTAGTGGTGACACAAGACAAATCACTAACAAGTTTTGAACAATTACGCGAACTCCAATATTTACAAGCAGCAGTTTACGAAGGAATGAGAATATTCCCACCAATCCAATTTAACTCCAAATTTTGCCAAGAAGATGATACTTTTCCTGACGGTACGTTCATAAAGAAAGGCACACGAGTTATGTACCACTCATACGCAATGGGCCGAATGGAGACAATTTGGGGCTCcgattttttagattttaaaccTGAAAGATGGTTAAAAGATAGTGTGTTCTTTCAAGAATGCCCATTTAAGTATCCAATATTTCAAGCCGGGTATAGAACGTGTTTGGGTAAAGAAATGGCACTTGTGGAGATAAAAAGTGTCATACATTCTCTTTTGCAACATTTCGACATCGAATTAGCCATGCCGGCTCGAACCCCTCGATTTTCGCCTGGGCTGACCATGACCTTCACGGGTGGGCTACCTGTTCGGTTTAGGGGAAGGACAAGTAAGACGTAG